A stretch of the Rodentibacter haemolyticus genome encodes the following:
- the mlaE gene encoding lipid asymmetry maintenance ABC transporter permease subunit MlaE, whose protein sequence is MIVHMISSLGSTVIRFFRALGRAGFMLFGALLGKPQVRKHFPLLVKQLYVLGVQSLLIVMLSGLFIGMVLGLQGYVVLVDFSAETSLGQLVALSLLRELGPVVTALLFAGRAGSALTAEIGLMKATEQLSSLEMMAVDPLRRVIAPRFWAGIIAMPILSIIFIAIGIWGGSLVGVDWKGVDAGSFWSVMQNAVSWSYDILNGFIKSVFFAIAVVWIALFNGYDCIPTSEGISQATTRTVVHASLVVLGLDFILTAIMFGAG, encoded by the coding sequence ATGATAGTTCATATGATTTCTTCCCTCGGCAGTACTGTAATCCGTTTTTTCCGTGCCTTAGGGCGTGCGGGGTTTATGTTATTCGGTGCATTGCTAGGGAAACCGCAAGTTCGTAAACATTTCCCTCTGCTAGTTAAGCAACTGTATGTTTTAGGCGTACAATCCTTACTCATTGTGATGCTTTCCGGTTTATTTATCGGTATGGTGCTAGGTTTACAAGGTTATGTGGTATTGGTGGATTTTTCTGCCGAAACCAGTCTTGGGCAACTTGTGGCGCTTTCGCTTTTGAGGGAATTAGGTCCGGTTGTAACCGCACTTTTATTCGCCGGTCGGGCGGGTTCTGCGCTTACTGCCGAAATCGGCTTAATGAAAGCGACGGAACAGCTTTCAAGTCTAGAAATGATGGCGGTTGATCCGCTTCGCCGAGTGATTGCGCCCAGATTTTGGGCGGGGATCATCGCAATGCCGATTCTTTCCATTATCTTTATTGCCATTGGTATTTGGGGGGGCTCTCTTGTAGGGGTAGATTGGAAAGGTGTGGATGCCGGTAGCTTTTGGTCGGTTATGCAAAATGCGGTAAGCTGGAGCTATGACATTCTTAACGGATTTATTAAAAGCGTATTCTTCGCTATTGCGGTAGTATGGATTGCGTTATTCAACGGCTATGATTGTATACCGACATCAGAAGGTATCAGTCAAGCCACAACCAGAACTGTAGTTCACGCCTCCTTGGTGGTACTCGGGTTAGATTTTATCTTAACAGCTATTATGTTTGGGGCCGGTTAA
- the mlaF gene encoding phospholipid ABC transporter ATP-binding protein MlaF: MKQNLIEVKNLTFKRGERVIYDNLNLKVQKGKITAIMGPSGIGKTTLLKLIGGQLHPEQGEIRFDDKDICRLSNRELYEVRKRMGMLFQSGALFTDISTFDNVAFPIREHTRLPESLIRQIVLMKLEAVGLRGAAKLMPSELSGGMARRAALARAIALDPDLIMFDEPFTGQDPISMGVIVSLIKRLNEALNLTSIVVSHDVQEVLSIADYAYIIADKHVIAEGTSEQLLESKDPQVLQFLKGEADGPVKFHYPANNYAEELFQ, translated from the coding sequence ATGAAGCAAAATCTAATTGAAGTCAAAAACCTGACCTTTAAACGGGGTGAGCGGGTGATTTACGATAACCTGAATCTAAAAGTCCAAAAGGGCAAAATTACGGCCATTATGGGGCCGTCAGGGATCGGGAAAACCACGCTACTAAAGTTAATCGGCGGGCAATTACACCCGGAACAGGGGGAAATTCGGTTTGACGATAAAGATATTTGTCGTCTTTCCAATCGTGAGCTTTATGAAGTGCGTAAACGTATGGGAATGTTATTTCAATCCGGTGCGCTTTTTACGGATATTTCCACGTTTGATAACGTGGCATTTCCTATTCGTGAACATACCCGTTTACCGGAAAGTCTGATTCGCCAAATTGTGCTAATGAAATTGGAAGCGGTGGGGTTGCGTGGCGCGGCAAAATTAATGCCGTCCGAACTTTCAGGCGGTATGGCGCGCCGTGCCGCATTGGCGCGTGCGATTGCATTAGATCCTGATTTAATTATGTTTGATGAGCCTTTTACAGGACAGGATCCCATTAGTATGGGGGTTATCGTCAGTTTGATTAAACGTTTGAATGAAGCCTTGAACCTCACGTCTATAGTGGTTTCCCATGATGTGCAGGAAGTATTAAGTATTGCCGACTATGCTTATATTATTGCGGATAAACACGTTATTGCAGAGGGGACTTCCGAGCAATTACTTGAAAGTAAGGATCCGCAAGTGTTGCAATTCTTGAAAGGGGAAGCGGACGGTCCGGTGAAATTCCATTATCCGGCGAATAATTATGCGGAGGAATTATTTCAATGA
- the lnt gene encoding apolipoprotein N-acyltransferase, producing MKKYSVYLIAIISGVLGVYAFSPFDYWGLAYISVIGLLYVAKTPKKSTALLGSFLWSMAFFCFGVNWLNVSIHQFGGASLGLSYLLVGLLSAYLALYPMLFTYIVKRFQVQSAVIFAVIWTFTELLRGWIFTGFPWLQFGYTQIDGPFSGIAPIFGVTGLTFFVVWASAVIFNAVFALFRAKNMKLMLTNLLLLAVVGGLSAYSSRIDFVKSVDDKAISITLVQGNIEQNLKWDPAYFYSTLEIYQKLIAENLGKTDLIILPESALPTLENAIVPFFETLDRSARETKTEIMVGTVYQDDKSGKLLNSIVTAGNPDFPYQLDTVNRYAKHHLVPFGEYVPLENLLRPLNSVFNLPMSAFQSGEAIQPSLLAKHRAFSPAICYEIIFGEQVRENLKKDSDYLLTISNDAWFGDSIGPWQHLQMARMRALELGKPLVRATNTGITVFIGEKGQILAQAPQFVETTLTRKIAPTEGKTPYSVLGNLPLYGLMLLFLVLRGIMGVVHRKMNLSQKQ from the coding sequence ATGAAGAAATATTCTGTTTATCTTATTGCCATCATTTCCGGTGTTCTCGGCGTTTATGCTTTTTCTCCCTTTGATTATTGGGGATTGGCGTATATATCCGTTATCGGTTTACTTTATGTGGCGAAAACACCGAAGAAATCGACCGCACTTTTAGGCTCATTTTTATGGTCTATGGCTTTTTTCTGCTTTGGTGTAAATTGGTTGAATGTCAGCATTCATCAATTTGGCGGGGCATCTTTAGGGTTAAGTTATTTATTGGTGGGGTTACTTTCCGCTTATCTTGCCCTTTACCCAATGCTTTTCACCTATATTGTGAAGCGTTTTCAAGTTCAAAGTGCGGTCATTTTTGCCGTCATTTGGACATTTACCGAGCTCCTACGAGGTTGGATTTTTACCGGTTTTCCTTGGTTGCAGTTCGGTTATACACAAATCGACGGCCCGTTTTCAGGGATCGCCCCGATTTTTGGTGTAACGGGTTTAACCTTTTTTGTCGTATGGGCAAGTGCGGTTATTTTTAATGCTGTTTTTGCTTTATTTCGCGCAAAAAATATGAAGTTGATGCTCACAAATCTCTTGTTGTTAGCGGTTGTGGGGGGATTAAGCGCATATTCATCACGTATTGATTTTGTGAAATCAGTGGATGATAAAGCCATTTCTATTACTTTAGTGCAGGGGAATATTGAACAGAATTTGAAATGGGATCCTGCTTATTTTTATTCCACATTAGAAATTTATCAGAAATTAATTGCTGAAAATTTAGGGAAAACCGATCTGATTATTCTGCCGGAATCGGCTTTGCCGACCCTTGAAAATGCGATAGTGCCGTTTTTTGAAACTCTTGATCGTTCGGCAAGGGAAACAAAAACTGAAATTATGGTGGGGACGGTGTATCAGGATGATAAATCCGGTAAGTTGCTTAATTCGATTGTGACCGCAGGGAACCCTGATTTTCCTTATCAATTAGATACTGTGAATCGTTATGCCAAGCACCATCTTGTGCCTTTTGGCGAATACGTGCCGTTAGAAAATTTATTGCGCCCGTTAAATTCCGTTTTTAATTTGCCGATGTCCGCTTTCCAAAGCGGTGAGGCGATACAGCCTTCTTTGTTGGCTAAGCATCGTGCTTTTTCACCGGCTATTTGCTACGAAATTATTTTTGGTGAGCAAGTGCGTGAAAATCTGAAAAAAGACTCGGATTATTTACTTACCATTTCTAATGATGCGTGGTTTGGGGATTCTATTGGGCCTTGGCAGCATTTACAAATGGCAAGAATGCGGGCTTTGGAATTAGGCAAGCCTTTGGTTCGTGCAACTAACACGGGGATCACCGTGTTTATTGGGGAAAAAGGGCAGATTTTGGCGCAAGCGCCTCAGTTTGTGGAAACGACATTAACCCGCAAAATTGCGCCGACCGAAGGCAAAACGCCTTATTCGGTGCTTGGTAATCTGCCGCTTTATGGTTTGATGTTATTGTTTTTAGTGTTGCGCGGTATTATGGGGGTTGTTCACCGTAAGATGAACCTTTCACAAAAACAATAG
- the corC gene encoding CNNM family magnesium/cobalt transport protein CorC (CorC(YbeX) belongs to the Cyclin M Mg2+ Exporter (CNNM) family, and was characterized as belonging to a set of three proteins, at least one of which must be present for CorA to function.), whose amino-acid sequence MNEEQQNSTQSEGIKKPFFQSLFSRFFQGELKNREELVEVIRDSEQNDLIDQNTREMIEGVMEIAELRVRDIMIPRSQIVFIEEQEDLSVCLNTIIESAHSRFPVIADSDDRDNIAGILHAKDLLKFLREDAEEFDLSKLLRPAVIVPESKRVDRMLKDFRSERFHMAIVVDEFGAVSGLVTIEDILEQIVGDIEDEFDEEEIADIRQLSRHTYAVRALTDIDDFNAQFNTRFDDEEVDTIGGLVMQAFGYLPKRGEEITLENLQFKVTSADSRRLIQLRVTVPDERLSEMEAAEEKTA is encoded by the coding sequence ATGAACGAAGAACAGCAAAACTCAACTCAATCAGAAGGTATTAAAAAACCTTTTTTCCAATCTTTATTTAGTCGCTTTTTTCAAGGCGAACTAAAAAATCGTGAAGAGCTTGTCGAGGTGATTCGTGATTCCGAACAAAATGATCTCATCGATCAAAACACTCGTGAAATGATTGAAGGCGTGATGGAAATTGCCGAGCTTCGTGTGCGTGATATTATGATCCCACGTTCTCAAATTGTTTTTATTGAAGAGCAAGAAGATTTAAGTGTCTGTCTAAATACGATTATCGAATCGGCGCATTCACGTTTCCCTGTTATTGCCGATTCGGATGATCGTGATAACATCGCCGGTATTTTGCATGCGAAAGATTTACTGAAATTTTTGCGTGAAGATGCGGAAGAATTTGATTTATCGAAACTTTTACGCCCGGCGGTAATCGTGCCGGAGAGTAAACGTGTCGATAGAATGTTGAAAGATTTCCGTTCGGAGCGTTTTCATATGGCGATTGTGGTCGATGAATTTGGGGCGGTATCCGGGTTGGTGACGATTGAAGATATTTTGGAACAAATTGTGGGTGATATTGAAGATGAATTTGATGAAGAAGAAATCGCCGATATTCGCCAGCTTTCACGTCATACCTATGCGGTGCGTGCGTTAACCGATATTGATGATTTTAACGCTCAATTCAACACCCGTTTTGATGATGAAGAAGTGGATACGATCGGCGGTTTAGTGATGCAGGCTTTCGGTTATTTGCCGAAACGCGGTGAAGAAATTACTTTAGAAAATCTGCAATTTAAAGTAACTTCCGCAGATAGTCGCCGCTTAATTCAGCTTCGCGTTACCGTACCGGATGAGCGTTTATCGGAGATGGAAGCTGCGGAAGAAAAAACGGCATAA
- the galM gene encoding galactose-1-epimerase has product MIEKTVFNAPDGAPYQVITLQNQKGMCIKLMDWGATWLSCQIPVNGGLREVLLGCKIEDYPVQQAYLGASVGRYANRIANAQFELKGEKIHLAANQGKHQLHGGEGFGKRRWAIEKCGENFVRFSLFSADGDQGFPGNVEVAATYSLTEENSVKIEYEGVSDKDTALNLTNHAYFNLENAEQGSDVRNHSLRLNADFYLPVDSEGIPNSPLKHVVGTSFDFRIAKPIKRDFLQDEQQIVKGYDHSFIVNKAWQKPCVLLVSPKGDLSLEVRTSQAALQVYTGNYLAGTPTRNGEQYGDFSGIALETQCLPDTPNHPEWQNYGGIQKAGERYYQWTEFKFL; this is encoded by the coding sequence ATGATTGAAAAAACAGTTTTCAATGCACCTGATGGTGCGCCGTACCAAGTTATAACCTTACAAAATCAAAAAGGAATGTGCATCAAATTGATGGATTGGGGAGCGACTTGGCTTTCTTGCCAAATACCGGTGAACGGCGGATTACGAGAAGTATTGCTGGGCTGTAAAATCGAAGATTATCCCGTCCAGCAAGCCTATTTAGGTGCAAGTGTGGGGCGTTATGCAAATCGTATTGCCAATGCGCAATTTGAATTAAAAGGGGAGAAAATTCATCTTGCAGCAAATCAAGGGAAACACCAACTGCATGGCGGTGAAGGTTTTGGCAAACGACGTTGGGCGATTGAAAAGTGCGGTGAAAATTTCGTACGTTTTTCTCTGTTTTCCGCTGACGGCGATCAAGGCTTTCCCGGTAATGTAGAAGTGGCGGCGACATACAGTCTCACGGAGGAAAATAGCGTAAAAATCGAATATGAAGGCGTAAGCGATAAAGATACCGCTTTAAATCTCACCAATCATGCTTATTTTAATTTAGAAAATGCCGAACAAGGCTCCGATGTACGTAATCACAGCCTACGCTTAAATGCCGATTTCTATTTACCGGTAGATAGCGAAGGTATCCCTAACTCCCCGCTAAAACACGTGGTGGGGACAAGTTTTGATTTTCGTATTGCAAAACCGATCAAGCGGGATTTTTTACAGGACGAGCAACAGATTGTAAAGGGATACGATCATTCCTTCATTGTCAATAAAGCTTGGCAAAAACCGTGCGTATTGCTTGTTTCACCAAAGGGTGATTTAAGTTTAGAAGTACGTACCTCTCAGGCGGCATTACAGGTTTACACCGGAAATTATCTTGCCGGTACACCAACACGAAACGGTGAACAGTACGGCGATTTTTCAGGTATCGCATTAGAAACCCAATGCCTGCCGGATACGCCGAATCATCCCGAATGGCAAAATTACGGCGGCATTCAAAAAGCCGGAGAACGATATTATCAGTGGACGGAGTTTAAGTTCTTATAA
- the galK gene encoding galactokinase, which yields MTPIQQAQQIFTQKFKIQPTLTTYAPGRVNIIGEHTDYNDGFVMPCAINFGTAVSGIKRDDHRWTVYAADLQEADEFSLDGKIEKSPHKWANYVRGVVKFIQERCPDFKQGANLVISGNVPLSSGLSSSAALEVAVGKFCQQLGNLPLSHTDIALNGQKAENQFVGANCGNMDQLISALGQKDHLLMIDCRSLETLPTPVPNDVAVIIVNSNVPHDLVTGEYNTRRRQCERAAEFFGVKALRDVSVAQFKEKEAELTALDPFVAKRARHVVTENQRVLDAVQALKNNDLTRLGELMGQSHDSMRDDFEITVPQIDYLVELARLIIGKNGGVRMTGGGFGGCIVALTSHSQVESVRKIIAENYEKTTGLKETFYVCTASQGVRVI from the coding sequence ATGACGCCAATCCAACAAGCTCAACAAATCTTCACTCAAAAATTCAAAATTCAACCAACATTAACGACTTATGCCCCGGGGCGAGTCAATATCATTGGTGAACATACCGATTATAATGATGGCTTTGTGATGCCCTGTGCCATTAATTTTGGTACGGCTGTTAGCGGCATAAAACGCGATGATCATCGTTGGACAGTTTATGCGGCGGATCTTCAGGAAGCCGATGAGTTTTCTCTTGATGGCAAGATCGAAAAAAGTCCCCATAAATGGGCAAATTACGTGCGTGGTGTGGTGAAATTTATTCAAGAACGTTGCCCTGATTTTAAACAAGGTGCAAATCTTGTAATTTCCGGTAACGTGCCGCTTTCATCGGGATTGAGTTCATCCGCCGCCTTGGAAGTGGCAGTCGGAAAGTTTTGTCAGCAATTAGGGAATTTACCGCTTTCTCATACGGATATCGCCCTTAACGGTCAAAAAGCCGAAAACCAATTTGTAGGCGCAAATTGTGGCAATATGGATCAGCTTATTTCGGCACTCGGACAAAAAGATCATCTGTTAATGATTGATTGCCGTAGCCTTGAAACCCTACCGACCCCCGTGCCGAATGATGTGGCCGTCATTATCGTTAATTCCAATGTTCCCCATGATTTAGTGACGGGAGAATACAATACCCGCCGCCGACAATGTGAACGGGCAGCCGAATTTTTCGGCGTAAAAGCCTTGCGTGATGTATCCGTGGCGCAATTTAAAGAAAAGGAAGCGGAATTGACCGCACTTGATCCTTTCGTGGCAAAGCGCGCACGCCATGTTGTGACGGAAAATCAACGTGTACTGGATGCAGTACAAGCTTTAAAAAATAATGATTTAACCCGCTTAGGCGAATTAATGGGGCAATCGCACGATTCAATGCGTGATGATTTTGAAATTACCGTCCCGCAGATCGATTACCTTGTTGAGCTTGCTCGGCTCATTATTGGAAAAAACGGCGGTGTTCGGATGACTGGGGGCGGTTTCGGCGGTTGTATCGTTGCGCTTACGTCACATTCTCAAGTCGAATCCGTACGTAAGATTATCGCCGAAAATTATGAAAAAACGACAGGATTAAAGGAAACATTTTATGTCTGTACCGCATCGCAAGGTGTGCGTGTGATTTAA
- the galT gene encoding galactose-1-phosphate uridylyltransferase: MSEIFEPTDHPHRRYNPLIDQWVLVSPHRAKRPWQGQQEKTSEEQKPSYDPDCYLCPRNKRITSEPNPDYHKPYVFKNDFSALLENTPEPEKSNDPLFQSSQARGESRVICFSPDHSKTLPLLTALEIEEVIKVWQEQILELGQKYPWVQIFENKGAVMGCSNPHPHGQIWANSFLPNEVTREDRTQRDYLNKQGSVMLVDYVKRELALKERIVVETEHWVALVPYWAVWPFETLLLPKTHVKRLTELTDAQAKDLALMLKKLTTKYDNLFETSFPYSMGFHAAPFNNEDNEHWQLHAHFYPPLLRSATVRKFMVGYEMLGESQRDLTAEQAAERLRSLPEVHYKEKEAFVRREAGE; this comes from the coding sequence ATGAGCGAAATATTTGAACCGACAGATCATCCGCATCGCCGCTATAATCCTCTAATTGATCAATGGGTATTGGTTTCGCCGCATCGTGCTAAACGCCCATGGCAAGGTCAGCAAGAAAAAACGAGTGAAGAGCAAAAACCAAGCTATGATCCCGATTGTTATCTTTGCCCCCGTAATAAACGCATTACCAGTGAACCGAATCCTGATTATCACAAACCTTATGTGTTTAAAAATGATTTTTCCGCATTGCTTGAAAATACACCGGAACCTGAAAAATCCAATGATCCCCTTTTTCAATCTTCACAAGCCCGTGGCGAAAGCCGCGTCATTTGTTTCTCGCCGGATCACAGCAAAACACTGCCATTATTGACCGCACTTGAAATTGAAGAGGTGATTAAAGTTTGGCAAGAACAGATTCTTGAACTCGGACAAAAATACCCTTGGGTGCAAATTTTTGAGAATAAAGGGGCGGTGATGGGCTGTTCTAATCCGCACCCGCACGGTCAAATCTGGGCGAATAGTTTTTTACCAAATGAAGTCACCCGTGAAGATCGCACGCAGCGTGATTATCTGAATAAACAGGGTTCTGTCATGTTAGTGGATTACGTAAAACGTGAATTGGCACTAAAAGAACGTATTGTTGTGGAAACCGAACATTGGGTTGCGCTTGTGCCTTATTGGGCTGTATGGCCTTTTGAAACCTTGTTGCTTCCAAAGACCCACGTAAAACGTTTGACGGAACTCACCGATGCGCAAGCAAAAGATTTAGCCCTGATGCTGAAGAAACTGACAACGAAATACGACAATTTATTTGAAACCTCATTCCCTTACTCAATGGGCTTTCACGCTGCACCATTTAATAATGAAGATAATGAACATTGGCAACTTCACGCTCATTTCTATCCGCCTCTATTACGTTCTGCAACCGTACGTAAATTTATGGTAGGGTATGAAATGCTTGGTGAAAGCCAGCGGGATTTGACGGCGGAGCAGGCCGCGGAAAGATTGAGAAGTTTGCCTGAGGTTCATTATAAGGAAAAAGAGGCTTTTGTTCGTAGGGAAGCGGGAGAATAA
- a CDS encoding substrate-binding domain-containing protein: protein MSTIHDVAELANVSVATVSRVLHNHTSVSPKTRIAVQNAIAQLSYQPNANAQALAIQNTDTIGVVVTDVTDTFFAILVKAVDKVAELHNKSILIGIGYHHAEKEREAINTLLRKRCSCLVVHSKALSDEELIGYLEKVQGMVIINRVIKGYENRCVSLDNQKGTYLATEMLIRYGHKKIAYIGSDHAISDEAERKIGYLKALKAHNYPIVEHAITHNSPDFEGGEQAMIDLLSYNKDLTAVVAYNDSMAAGAISVLNENNINVPSQFSIIGFDDMPIARYLIPKLTTIRYPIDLMATYAANLALSLVDENILPPAIIQFNPTLVRRFSVESID from the coding sequence ATGAGTACTATCCATGATGTTGCCGAACTTGCCAATGTTTCTGTCGCCACAGTATCCCGCGTTTTACATAATCACACTTCCGTCAGCCCCAAAACACGTATTGCCGTTCAAAATGCGATTGCCCAATTAAGTTATCAACCCAATGCAAATGCACAAGCGCTTGCCATACAAAATACCGATACTATCGGCGTTGTCGTCACAGATGTAACCGATACTTTTTTTGCCATTCTTGTTAAAGCCGTAGATAAGGTGGCGGAGCTGCATAATAAAAGTATTTTAATCGGTATAGGATACCATCACGCAGAAAAGGAACGTGAGGCTATCAATACCTTACTGCGTAAACGTTGTAGTTGTTTAGTCGTCCATTCTAAAGCGCTTTCTGATGAAGAATTAATCGGTTACTTAGAAAAAGTACAGGGTATGGTTATTATTAATCGGGTTATCAAAGGATATGAAAATCGCTGCGTGAGTTTAGATAATCAAAAAGGAACTTACCTTGCCACGGAAATGCTTATTCGCTATGGGCATAAAAAAATTGCGTATATCGGCTCGGATCATGCTATTTCTGACGAAGCGGAACGTAAAATCGGCTATCTTAAGGCATTAAAAGCGCATAATTATCCTATCGTTGAACATGCCATCACCCATAATTCGCCCGACTTTGAGGGCGGCGAACAGGCTATGATCGATTTACTCAGTTACAACAAGGACTTAACGGCAGTTGTCGCATATAACGACTCTATGGCGGCGGGGGCAATTTCCGTATTAAATGAAAACAATATCAATGTACCAAGTCAATTTTCCATTATTGGCTTTGATGATATGCCAATTGCACGCTATCTCATTCCAAAATTAACAACAATTCGCTATCCTATTGATTTAATGGCAACTTATGCCGCTAATTTGGCCTTAAGCTTAGTTGATGAAAACATTCTTCCGCCGGCAATAATCCAATTTAATCCTACATTAGTACGTCGCTTTTCTGTCGAATCTATTGATTAA
- the mglB gene encoding galactose/glucose ABC transporter substrate-binding protein MglB yields the protein MKRTVLSAVALAVGLGAATASNAADTRIGVTIYKYDDNFMSLMRKEIKKEAEALKGIELLMNDSQNAQSIQNDQVDVLLSKGVKTLAINLVDPAAAPTIIGKAKSDNVPVVFFNKDPGAKAISSYDNAYYVGTDPKESGLIQGDLIAKQWKAMPALDLNKDGKIQYVLLKGEPGHPDAEARTKYVIEQLNAQGIQTEQLFIDTGMWDAAMAKDKVDAWLSSSKANSIEVIISNNDGMAMGALEATKAHGKKLPIFGVDALPEALQLIKKGDIAGTVLNDGVNQGKAVVQLANNLSQGKPATEGTKWELKDRVVRIPYVGIDKDNLTEFLK from the coding sequence ATGAAAAGAACAGTACTAAGTGCGGTCGCATTAGCAGTAGGTTTAGGCGCAGCGACAGCAAGCAATGCGGCTGATACCCGTATCGGTGTAACCATTTACAAATATGACGATAATTTTATGTCATTAATGCGTAAAGAAATTAAGAAAGAAGCCGAAGCATTAAAAGGCATCGAATTGTTAATGAACGATTCCCAAAACGCACAGTCCATTCAAAACGACCAAGTTGACGTATTACTTTCAAAAGGCGTAAAAACCCTCGCAATCAACTTAGTTGACCCGGCAGCCGCACCAACGATTATCGGTAAAGCAAAATCAGATAATGTTCCTGTCGTTTTCTTTAATAAAGATCCGGGGGCGAAAGCAATTTCCTCTTATGATAACGCTTACTATGTAGGAACTGATCCGAAAGAATCAGGCTTAATTCAAGGTGATTTAATTGCCAAACAATGGAAAGCAATGCCTGCATTGGATTTGAATAAAGACGGTAAAATTCAGTATGTGCTCTTAAAAGGCGAACCCGGTCACCCTGATGCCGAGGCCCGTACCAAATACGTAATTGAACAATTAAATGCACAAGGGATTCAAACCGAACAACTCTTCATTGATACCGGTATGTGGGATGCTGCAATGGCAAAAGATAAAGTCGATGCATGGTTATCCAGTTCTAAAGCCAATAGCATTGAAGTTATCATTTCAAACAATGACGGTATGGCAATGGGCGCACTTGAAGCAACAAAAGCACATGGTAAAAAATTACCAATCTTCGGTGTAGATGCGTTACCCGAAGCACTACAACTTATCAAGAAAGGCGATATTGCAGGTACCGTATTAAATGATGGCGTAAACCAAGGTAAAGCAGTTGTTCAACTTGCAAATAATCTTTCTCAAGGAAAACCGGCAACCGAAGGTACTAAATGGGAATTAAAAGATCGTGTTGTACGTATTCCTTATGTAGGAATAGATAAGGACAATTTGACCGAGTTCTTAAAATAA